One genomic region from Leptolyngbyaceae cyanobacterium JSC-12 encodes:
- a CDS encoding endoglucanase Y (IMG reference gene:2510094440~PFAM: Glycosyl hydrolases family 8), giving the protein MPFHHATLMTKLYWRLPSLLIALMPLVGLDSCRAMSEKPESSPSAQPITSVSPTPQPPLVAPTTTIAAATRLTTAPASDQVLLQQSWAAYRQRFIQSDGRVIDWEANERSTSEGQAYAMLRAVMMGDRDTFDRTLQWAENNLKRQRDGKPIDSLWAWKWGKNQQGQWMIVDPNFASDADVDAITALILASRRWQHRPYLELAQIKLQDLWNLSTVADYRTDAQQRRYLLPGPATSFQKKTIIQLNPSYFSPASFRLFAQVDKSRNWISLVHSSYQVLQQAKTLSQTGLPNDWILLDLTTGIPQALLTPNPGTSEYGFDAYRVWWRLAIDADWFGEPLARSLLQQQLKPIQQRWRSQQQIPARIDLHGEPLVTYEATSQYGMLYHAFRLIDPAIAQQIRQKQLDPRYRDGFWDNNSAYYTQNLVWFGLAPSAPLAPLLKP; this is encoded by the coding sequence ATGCCCTTTCATCATGCAACTCTTATGACTAAACTTTATTGGCGTTTACCCAGTTTACTTATAGCCCTGATGCCCCTTGTAGGACTGGATAGTTGTCGGGCAATGTCCGAAAAGCCGGAGTCCTCTCCATCTGCCCAACCGATTACGTCTGTTTCTCCGACTCCACAGCCACCACTGGTCGCGCCAACCACCACAATCGCAGCAGCCACTCGCTTAACAACTGCCCCCGCCTCAGACCAGGTATTACTGCAACAAAGTTGGGCAGCCTATCGCCAGCGCTTTATCCAGAGTGATGGGCGTGTGATCGATTGGGAAGCAAATGAACGGTCCACCTCAGAAGGGCAGGCTTATGCCATGTTGCGAGCCGTGATGATGGGCGATCGCGACACCTTTGACCGCACCCTACAATGGGCAGAAAACAACCTGAAACGTCAGCGCGACGGCAAACCAATCGATTCCCTGTGGGCATGGAAGTGGGGCAAAAATCAGCAGGGACAATGGATGATTGTCGATCCTAACTTCGCCAGCGATGCCGATGTGGATGCAATCACCGCGCTGATTTTGGCATCTCGCCGCTGGCAGCATCGCCCTTATCTGGAACTAGCACAAATTAAACTGCAAGATTTGTGGAACCTTTCCACAGTCGCGGATTATCGAACAGATGCTCAGCAGCGGCGCTACCTGTTGCCAGGTCCAGCCACATCCTTCCAAAAAAAGACAATCATTCAACTCAACCCCTCTTACTTTTCGCCTGCATCATTTCGTTTATTCGCCCAGGTAGACAAATCTCGCAATTGGATCAGCCTGGTACACAGCAGTTATCAGGTGTTGCAACAAGCAAAGACTCTTTCTCAAACAGGATTACCCAATGATTGGATTCTATTAGATCTAACAACAGGCATACCGCAAGCCCTACTCACACCCAACCCTGGCACCAGTGAATATGGATTTGATGCCTACCGTGTGTGGTGGCGACTCGCCATTGATGCTGACTGGTTTGGGGAACCATTAGCTCGATCGCTCCTGCAACAACAACTCAAACCTATCCAACAACGGTGGCGATCGCAGCAACAAATTCCTGCCCGCATTGACCTGCATGGCGAACCACTCGTCACTTACGAAGCCACATCTCAGTACGGCATGTTGTACCACGCCTTTCGATTAATTGATCCAGCAATAGCTCAACAAATTCGGCAAAAACAACTTGATCCCAGATATCGGGATGGCTTCTGGGACAACAACTCTGCCTACTACACGCAAAATCTTGTCTGGTTCGGACTTGCGCCCTCCGCTCCTCTGGCTCCGCTGTTAAAACCCTAA
- a CDS encoding Bacterial cellulose synthase subunit (IMG reference gene:2510094441~PFAM: Bacterial cellulose synthase subunit) translates to MKGKHRSQTVQHPVSHRQPSRKMRLAAAAIAGLLFPSYVGLSLSPLTAIVQAQSNSSIETQENQLIRQFAPPPSPPPPPVYRPAPAPAPAPEPEFVPESTPVPASAPAPAPAPKAPTSSPPETAIRGTNSTYVLEFNRSPIVGNSLRLRGTYAEGRLAFTRPRNWNLKTVKAIIRYQHSPALVANRSNLTVRVNGTSVGSVPLNRKNSKIGELAVNIPASLIQNYNELTVVAQQNNVPEGCSDPGDATLWTEVLPDSKLVFGFQPKAIPLDFSRYPYPFFDDLGLDAAEVAYLLPKSLNPSWLTAAARFQAGMGRLADFRPMNTQVIKSLSQLRTNQQLVVIGTPQEQPAIKSLKLPYKIANNQWVDGSKSPLPDDVGLVMLTTVQDGRVPVLVITGNGAEGMAKAVQFLLQPGQRQMGTGAAVLVDQVPDVPSPPLRQWARYIPEANNFQLKDLKSPDNKPWQDVTLRGSYAPPMEFDFRALPDDRLQRGSSMTLFYSHSPQVNPRLSTVEVRLDGVPIGGKRLTAEDGTTRDSLNINLPEDLVTSNSKIQVAFNLVPKEIGECGKMTDQQLWGKIHSDTKFDLNRQQSVKLPDLKLLQAGYPFAAPQDLSNTVIALPDSPSNAELLTLLQVSERLGRLSQSESIKLQVYNGGNLPEETRSRANLIGIGTRDRFPFPEIFNRGGFQLDKFFTRRTEQSQIQTLPDAGGVVKQVISPWNGDRVVLALTAQNNSGLDKIRALFKKNALFFQLKNDTVVVNTTDKNPSEYDVDAYSLSFFQEANRQTRIDNASPLSKTSRFLQDNWYLLPTGIVISALVMYGVAQLYLKRVAEPKGEK, encoded by the coding sequence ATGAAAGGCAAGCATCGCTCTCAAACTGTTCAGCATCCAGTGTCTCATCGTCAGCCTAGTCGCAAAATGCGGTTGGCAGCAGCAGCGATCGCCGGACTGTTATTTCCCAGCTATGTAGGGCTTTCCCTCAGTCCCCTGACTGCGATCGTCCAAGCACAAAGTAATTCCAGTATAGAAACCCAGGAAAATCAACTGATTCGCCAATTTGCGCCACCACCCTCCCCACCCCCACCTCCTGTTTATCGTCCTGCCCCTGCTCCGGCACCCGCGCCAGAACCTGAGTTTGTGCCAGAGTCTACTCCAGTTCCAGCCTCTGCTCCGGCTCCAGCCCCTGCCCCTAAAGCCCCCACCAGCAGCCCACCAGAAACTGCCATTCGGGGAACGAATAGTACCTATGTGTTGGAGTTTAATCGCAGCCCAATTGTGGGCAATAGTTTACGATTACGAGGAACTTATGCCGAAGGCCGACTAGCATTCACCCGTCCCCGCAACTGGAACTTGAAGACCGTAAAAGCCATTATTCGCTATCAGCACTCGCCCGCATTGGTAGCAAACCGCTCCAATCTAACCGTGCGGGTAAACGGTACCAGCGTCGGTAGTGTGCCATTAAATCGCAAAAACTCCAAAATTGGCGAATTGGCAGTGAATATTCCTGCCAGCCTGATCCAGAACTACAACGAACTAACCGTAGTGGCGCAGCAGAACAATGTGCCAGAAGGTTGTTCTGATCCAGGCGATGCCACCCTGTGGACAGAAGTCTTACCCGACTCCAAACTGGTTTTTGGCTTCCAACCCAAAGCCATCCCGCTAGATTTCAGCCGCTATCCCTACCCGTTTTTTGATGATTTGGGATTGGATGCGGCGGAAGTTGCCTATCTCTTGCCCAAAAGTTTGAATCCATCCTGGTTAACGGCTGCTGCCCGGTTTCAGGCAGGCATGGGCAGATTGGCAGATTTTCGCCCCATGAATACCCAGGTAATAAAGTCGCTGAGTCAATTACGAACCAATCAACAACTGGTAGTGATTGGCACGCCCCAAGAGCAACCAGCAATTAAGTCGCTCAAACTGCCTTACAAAATTGCAAACAATCAATGGGTAGACGGCAGTAAAAGTCCCCTGCCTGATGATGTGGGCTTAGTGATGCTGACCACAGTTCAGGATGGTCGAGTGCCCGTGCTGGTGATCACTGGAAACGGAGCCGAAGGGATGGCAAAAGCGGTGCAATTTTTGCTGCAACCAGGACAACGCCAGATGGGAACTGGAGCAGCAGTGCTAGTTGACCAGGTACCTGATGTGCCTTCTCCACCGTTGCGCCAGTGGGCGCGTTACATTCCCGAAGCCAACAACTTCCAGCTAAAGGATCTAAAAAGCCCGGATAACAAGCCCTGGCAGGATGTGACCCTGCGCGGTTCTTATGCGCCGCCAATGGAATTTGATTTTCGGGCATTGCCGGACGATCGCCTGCAGCGGGGCAGTTCCATGACACTGTTCTACAGTCACAGTCCGCAGGTGAATCCGCGCCTCTCTACTGTGGAAGTGCGACTGGATGGAGTCCCGATTGGTGGTAAGCGATTAACCGCTGAAGATGGTACGACTCGCGACTCGTTGAATATCAACCTGCCCGAAGATCTGGTCACATCCAACTCTAAGATACAAGTGGCATTTAACCTGGTGCCAAAAGAAATCGGGGAATGTGGCAAGATGACTGACCAGCAACTGTGGGGAAAGATTCACAGCGACACTAAGTTTGACCTGAATCGGCAACAGTCGGTCAAACTACCAGACTTGAAACTCTTACAGGCAGGATATCCATTTGCGGCACCGCAAGATTTGTCAAATACTGTGATTGCTTTGCCCGATTCACCCTCTAATGCCGAGTTGTTGACCTTGCTGCAAGTCAGTGAACGGCTAGGACGCTTGAGCCAATCGGAGAGCATTAAGCTGCAGGTTTATAACGGTGGCAATTTGCCAGAAGAAACCCGCAGTCGAGCAAATTTGATTGGTATCGGTACCCGCGATCGCTTCCCATTCCCGGAAATATTCAACAGGGGCGGCTTCCAACTGGATAAGTTTTTCACTCGTCGTACGGAGCAAAGCCAGATTCAAACCTTACCCGATGCAGGAGGAGTGGTCAAACAGGTGATTTCTCCCTGGAATGGCGATCGCGTAGTGCTAGCACTCACAGCTCAAAACAACAGCGGGCTAGATAAAATCCGTGCCTTGTTTAAGAAAAATGCTCTATTTTTTCAACTTAAAAATGACACAGTTGTTGTGAACACTACTGACAAAAATCCGTCTGAATACGATGTGGATGCTTATAGCCTCAGCTTTTTCCAGGAGGCAAATCGGCAAACTCGTATTGATAACGCCTCGCCTCTTAGCAAAACCTCTCGCTTCCTGCAAGACAACTGGTACTTACTGCCCACAGGCATTGTGATTTCGGCATTGGTGATGTACGGCGTCGCTCAGTTGTATCTCAAGCGCGTAGCTGAACCGAAAGGAGAAAAATAA
- a CDS encoding cellulose synthase catalytic subunit (UDP-forming) (IMG reference gene:2510094442~PFAM: Glycosyl transferase family 2; PilZ domain; Cellulose synthase~TIGRFAM: cellulose synthase catalytic subunit (UDP-forming)) — translation MANPSMQSPQVSKSQQVINLLVQAIPRFFDRKLARLQRRQLLLIIILVGLLSVPLIITPLEIWQQGVVALSLVVISWVVLRVEQNQNDTITSEYLHLFMVWLSIITTLRYFYYRTVYTLNFDGWINGFFCTLLYGAELYAVIGLLLAYFQTLKLKERQPVPLTVRPQEQWFTVDVYIPTYNEDVEIVRKTALAAMALDYPANKKQVYVLDDGRKFPERRQELQRMCNEVGCIMLTRDNNDHAKAGNINTAMRRTHGDLVMILDCDHIPTRDFLQNTVGFFYDSNVTLVQTPHWFYNPDPFERNLMTRGRVPISNELFYKVVQKGNDFWNAAFFCGSAAVIRKDYVLQIGGIAVETVTEDCHTSFRLHSLGYDSVYYDKIMIAGLAPEKFSALVGQQVRWARGMAQILRLENPLFNRRLNLSMPQRLCYFSAMFGFFYGFPRLIYAIAPTLFLLFAINPIRGLGMETLVYALPHIILSMNTNFIVSKRVRFSFWNEVYEFALSFYTAIVTSVALFNPRMGSFNVTDKGLSVTKRSFDWRSARPLLVVAIMVLLSLIAVPFWLALSPSDYEAVLVNAMWSGFNLILIMGALLVAFEQPQLRRAHRLNRKLPAIIYSQDQTWRGSTVDVSETGARIILDTWPNIPDVVEIELVGDYGARAFLTAQIVRGLPLNESQTLLIADFLEPTREQMDALSLVLYSDVREWYSQHRDNVDDPLESLRFIATSISRSFDELQPAKGVKVRKKTQVPVQLFWEGHFYPAQVVEAGVQSMQLAIAPEILLNWDVLQRKKPIVGLEVTTERNNAGNNRLLAFVNEVELRSLQSTNTDENLILIELRLPERLENRQKIAVQKILAA, via the coding sequence ATGGCAAACCCTTCAATGCAATCTCCCCAAGTCAGTAAAAGTCAACAAGTAATCAACTTGCTGGTGCAGGCAATTCCGCGCTTTTTCGATCGCAAATTGGCTCGGCTGCAGCGTCGTCAATTGTTACTCATCATTATTCTGGTGGGGCTACTCTCCGTGCCATTGATTATTACACCGCTGGAAATTTGGCAGCAGGGAGTTGTGGCATTGTCACTGGTCGTGATCAGTTGGGTGGTGTTACGGGTAGAGCAGAACCAAAACGATACCATCACCAGCGAGTATCTGCACCTGTTTATGGTGTGGCTCAGCATTATCACAACTCTGCGCTACTTCTATTACCGCACCGTCTATACTCTCAACTTTGATGGGTGGATTAATGGTTTCTTCTGCACCTTGCTGTATGGGGCAGAATTATATGCTGTGATCGGGTTACTGCTGGCTTATTTCCAAACACTCAAACTGAAAGAACGTCAACCCGTGCCCCTGACTGTGCGCCCCCAAGAACAGTGGTTTACCGTGGATGTCTACATCCCCACTTACAACGAAGATGTGGAGATTGTTCGCAAGACTGCCCTTGCCGCCATGGCGTTAGACTATCCAGCCAACAAGAAACAAGTGTATGTACTGGATGATGGACGCAAATTTCCAGAGCGCAGGCAGGAACTACAACGCATGTGTAATGAAGTGGGCTGCATCATGCTAACGCGAGACAACAACGACCACGCCAAGGCAGGCAATATTAACACAGCAATGCGCCGGACTCATGGCGATCTAGTGATGATTCTAGACTGTGATCACATTCCTACTCGCGACTTTTTGCAAAACACTGTGGGATTCTTTTATGACTCAAACGTGACGCTAGTACAAACTCCTCACTGGTTCTACAATCCAGATCCATTTGAGCGGAACTTGATGACCAGAGGACGAGTCCCAATCAGCAATGAGTTGTTCTATAAAGTAGTGCAGAAGGGAAATGATTTCTGGAATGCCGCATTTTTCTGCGGGTCAGCCGCGGTGATTCGGAAAGATTACGTGCTGCAAATTGGCGGTATTGCCGTGGAAACGGTGACTGAGGATTGTCATACATCCTTCCGGCTGCACTCCCTCGGGTATGACTCGGTGTATTACGACAAGATTATGATTGCGGGGCTGGCTCCTGAAAAGTTTTCAGCATTGGTAGGGCAACAGGTGCGCTGGGCACGGGGCATGGCACAAATCCTGCGACTGGAAAACCCCTTGTTTAATCGCAGGCTCAACCTTTCAATGCCGCAACGCTTATGTTATTTCTCAGCCATGTTTGGTTTCTTTTATGGGTTTCCACGTTTGATCTACGCGATCGCACCGACCCTATTCCTCCTATTTGCGATTAACCCGATTCGTGGGTTGGGCATGGAAACATTAGTGTATGCGTTACCACACATTATTTTGTCCATGAATACCAACTTCATCGTGTCAAAACGAGTGCGATTCTCTTTCTGGAATGAAGTTTATGAATTTGCACTATCGTTTTACACAGCAATTGTAACTTCCGTTGCACTGTTCAATCCTCGCATGGGTTCATTCAACGTTACCGATAAGGGATTGTCCGTGACCAAGCGCAGTTTTGATTGGCGCTCTGCTCGCCCGCTGTTAGTAGTTGCCATCATGGTACTGCTCTCTTTAATCGCGGTGCCATTCTGGCTGGCATTGAGTCCATCTGATTATGAAGCAGTATTAGTGAACGCCATGTGGAGCGGCTTTAATTTGATTTTGATTATGGGGGCTTTGTTGGTGGCATTTGAGCAACCGCAACTGCGCCGTGCTCACCGCCTCAATCGCAAATTGCCTGCCATCATCTACAGTCAAGATCAAACCTGGAGAGGTTCTACGGTGGATGTGAGCGAAACGGGTGCTCGCATTATTTTAGATACCTGGCCGAATATTCCTGATGTAGTCGAGATAGAACTCGTGGGAGACTATGGTGCACGAGCATTTTTAACTGCTCAAATCGTGCGAGGTCTGCCCCTCAATGAGTCTCAAACTCTTTTGATTGCGGATTTTCTGGAACCGACTCGTGAACAAATGGATGCATTAAGTTTGGTGCTCTATTCCGATGTAAGGGAGTGGTATTCTCAACATCGAGACAATGTGGATGACCCGCTGGAATCCTTGCGGTTTATTGCCACCAGTATCAGTCGTTCCTTTGATGAACTACAACCTGCAAAAGGGGTGAAAGTCCGAAAGAAAACCCAAGTTCCTGTACAACTCTTTTGGGAAGGACATTTCTATCCCGCCCAAGTGGTGGAAGCAGGGGTGCAAAGTATGCAACTCGCGATCGCTCCAGAGATCCTTCTCAATTGGGATGTGCTGCAACGGAAAAAGCCAATCGTAGGACTGGAAGTTACAACAGAACGGAATAATGCTGGAAACAATCGGTTACTGGCATTTGTGAATGAAGTAGAACTGCGATCGCTGCAATCTACAAATACAGATGAAAACTTGATTTTGATTGAGTTGCGATTGCCAGAACGTCTAGAAAACCGCCAAAAAATAGCTGTTCAGAAAATTCTAGCCGCTTAA
- a CDS encoding bacterial nucleoid DNA-binding protein (IMG reference gene:2510094444~PFAM: Bacterial DNA-binding protein): protein MNKSELVDAIASRASITKKDADNVLTAVVDAIMEAVSSGEKVTLVGFGTFEARQRQAREGRNPSTGKPIQIPATTVPAFSAGKLFKEKVAPAKEEAPKAKAKGKK from the coding sequence ATGAACAAGAGTGAACTGGTTGATGCGATCGCCTCAAGGGCGTCCATCACAAAGAAAGATGCTGATAATGTACTAACTGCCGTAGTGGATGCCATTATGGAAGCGGTTTCATCGGGCGAAAAGGTGACTCTGGTTGGGTTTGGAACGTTTGAAGCACGGCAACGCCAGGCTCGTGAAGGGCGGAATCCCAGCACCGGCAAACCTATTCAAATTCCAGCGACAACGGTTCCTGCTTTTTCAGCAGGGAAGCTGTTTAAGGAAAAAGTTGCACCTGCGAAAGAGGAAGCCCCGAAGGCGAAAGCAAAAGGCAAAAAGTAA
- a CDS encoding amine acid ABC transporter, permease protein, 3-TM region, His/Glu/Gln/Arg/opine family (IMG reference gene:2510094445~PFAM: Binding-protein-dependent transport system inner membrane component; Bacterial extracellular solute-binding proteins, family 3~TIGRFAM: amine acid ABC transporter, permease protein, 3-TM region, His/Glu/Gln/Arg/opine family) has product MKKLQPLRFLYPLILGFSCLLLLVFSHPGNAAKRSLIVAVEPVYPPFEFQAANGELQGFDIDLMREVGKAADFEVQFQSLPFDGIIPALQAGTVDAAVSAMTITPERSQVVSFSRPYFKAGLAIAVRTGTQEINSLEDLAGKKIAVQIGTTGAQTAKKIPNATIRTFDAAVMALQELSNGNVDAVINDAPVTLYAINTGNLKRVQIVGQLLTEEFYGIPTALNSPNLKLINQGLTTILENGTYERIYRKWFNADPPQLPATAFDPTGKTAATTASPLRVILDALPSLLAGAFITLQLAAISTLLGLIAGSLIGIARLSRVLPVRWAARAYIDFFRGTPLLVQIFMIYFGIPAVLKESQIDFSFDRFLAAVVALSLNSAAYIGEIVRAGIQSIDYGQSEAAQSLGLDSVQTMRYIIFPQAFRRMLPPLGNEFITLLKDTSLVAVIGFEELFRRGQLIVAENYRPFELYTAVALVYLALTLLSSQAFSFLERWMDPLRHRATKS; this is encoded by the coding sequence ATGAAAAAGCTGCAACCGTTGCGATTTTTATATCCCCTGATTCTGGGCTTTAGTTGTTTACTGTTGTTAGTTTTTAGTCATCCTGGCAATGCGGCAAAGCGTAGCTTGATTGTGGCGGTGGAACCCGTTTATCCACCTTTTGAATTTCAAGCTGCAAACGGCGAACTGCAAGGATTTGATATTGATTTGATGCGAGAGGTGGGGAAAGCTGCCGATTTTGAAGTGCAGTTTCAAAGTTTGCCATTTGATGGGATTATTCCTGCCTTACAGGCAGGTACAGTGGATGCCGCTGTTTCAGCAATGACGATTACGCCAGAGCGATCGCAGGTAGTGTCATTCTCCCGTCCTTACTTCAAAGCAGGGCTGGCGATCGCTGTTCGCACAGGAACTCAAGAAATTAATTCATTAGAGGATTTAGCAGGTAAGAAAATTGCCGTTCAAATTGGCACAACAGGCGCCCAAACTGCGAAGAAAATTCCCAATGCTACCATTCGTACCTTTGATGCGGCTGTAATGGCTCTCCAGGAATTGAGCAACGGCAATGTGGATGCAGTCATTAACGATGCCCCTGTAACGCTCTATGCCATTAATACGGGTAATCTCAAACGAGTTCAGATCGTGGGACAATTGCTCACTGAAGAGTTCTACGGCATCCCCACTGCGCTCAACTCTCCCAACCTGAAGCTCATTAACCAGGGCTTGACCACCATTCTAGAAAACGGCACCTACGAGCGCATTTATCGCAAATGGTTTAATGCTGATCCGCCCCAACTTCCCGCCACTGCTTTTGACCCGACGGGAAAAACCGCTGCAACAACCGCTTCTCCACTCAGGGTAATTTTAGATGCTCTGCCATCGCTTTTAGCCGGAGCGTTTATTACTCTGCAATTAGCAGCCATTTCTACTCTGCTTGGGTTGATCGCTGGCTCGTTGATTGGGATCGCTCGTCTATCGCGGGTATTGCCAGTACGCTGGGCTGCCAGAGCCTATATTGACTTCTTTCGGGGGACTCCCTTACTCGTGCAGATTTTTATGATCTACTTTGGCATCCCCGCTGTGCTCAAAGAGTCACAAATTGATTTTTCCTTTGATCGCTTTCTAGCAGCGGTAGTGGCATTAAGTCTCAATAGTGCAGCATACATTGGCGAAATTGTGCGAGCAGGAATTCAATCCATCGATTATGGGCAATCAGAAGCAGCGCAATCATTAGGTTTAGATTCAGTCCAGACTATGCGCTACATTATTTTTCCACAAGCATTTCGTCGTATGCTTCCCCCTTTAGGGAACGAATTCATTACATTACTGAAAGATACCAGTTTAGTTGCTGTAATTGGGTTTGAAGAACTGTTTCGGCGAGGACAGTTGATCGTAGCAGAAAATTACCGCCCGTTTGAACTTTACACTGCCGTGGCACTGGTCTACCTAGCGCTAACCCTCCTGTCGTCTCAAGCTTTTAGCTTTCTAGAACGCTGGATGGATCCACTCCGACATCGAGCCACAAAGTCCTAA
- a CDS encoding ABC-type polar amino acid transport system, ATPase component (IMG reference gene:2510094446~PFAM: ABC transporter): MNDSPAILFDCVEKSYGSLEVLRGVSGRVNRGEVLAVIGSSGCGKSTLLRCLNRLETISRGRIVVNGMEVSQPGLSNKQLRQLRSQVGTVFQQFNLFPHLSVLENLILAPQRVLNKSRQESIDRARYYLEQVGLQDKATAYPDQLSGGQKQRVAIARSLCMDPQVMLFDEPTSALDPELVGEVLEVMQDLAGQGMTMVVVTHEIQFAREVAQTVMFLDKGCVVEAGNAREVLLHPQSDRLKAFLSRMRQAQPF, from the coding sequence ATGAATGATTCACCCGCCATATTGTTTGACTGTGTTGAGAAAAGTTATGGTTCGCTCGAGGTACTGCGCGGGGTGAGCGGACGGGTGAATCGGGGAGAGGTTCTAGCGGTCATTGGTTCCTCTGGCTGCGGGAAAAGTACATTACTGCGTTGCCTGAACCGATTGGAAACGATCAGCCGGGGGCGAATTGTGGTCAACGGCATGGAAGTGTCTCAACCTGGCTTGAGCAACAAACAATTACGGCAGTTGCGATCGCAGGTGGGCACTGTGTTCCAGCAGTTTAATTTATTTCCTCACCTGTCTGTCCTGGAAAATTTGATCCTGGCTCCACAGAGAGTGTTAAACAAGTCGCGGCAGGAGAGCATCGACCGTGCCCGCTATTACCTGGAACAGGTGGGGCTGCAAGACAAAGCCACTGCTTACCCCGATCAACTCTCCGGTGGACAAAAGCAACGAGTCGCGATCGCCCGCAGTTTGTGCATGGATCCTCAGGTAATGCTGTTTGATGAACCTACAAGTGCCCTCGATCCAGAACTGGTGGGAGAAGTGCTGGAAGTGATGCAAGACCTGGCAGGTCAGGGCATGACAATGGTTGTTGTTACCCACGAAATTCAGTTTGCGCGGGAAGTTGCCCAAACTGTCATGTTCTTAGACAAAGGCTGCGTAGTAGAAGCAGGAAATGCGCGAGAAGTGCTGCTGCATCCCCAGAGCGATCGCCTCAAAGCCTTTCTAAGTCGAATGCGCCAGGCACAACCCTTTTAA
- a CDS encoding transposase (IMG reference gene:2510094448~PFAM: Transposase IS200 like), whose translation MSEYIHKSHNVTVLLYHLVFPAKYRRAVFDEQVDEVLREVCLEIEKRYEIKFIEIGVDKDHVHFLVQSVPTYSVTKLVKMIKSLTAREVFRRCPQVKQKLWGGEFWSDGYFASTVGKHGDEGMIANYVKNQGNEYLKLHRDEQLTLF comes from the coding sequence ATGAGCGAGTACATCCACAAAAGTCATAACGTTACGGTTTTGCTATACCACCTTGTGTTTCCAGCAAAGTATCGGCGGGCTGTGTTTGATGAACAGGTCGATGAAGTTTTGCGAGAAGTTTGCCTGGAGATTGAGAAACGCTACGAGATTAAATTTATAGAAATCGGTGTAGACAAAGACCATGTGCACTTTTTAGTCCAATCGGTGCCGACATACAGCGTGACCAAATTGGTCAAAATGATCAAGAGTTTGACCGCAAGGGAAGTGTTTCGGCGTTGTCCTCAGGTGAAGCAAAAGCTATGGGGTGGAGAGTTTTGGAGTGATGGCTATTTTGCAAGTACAGTTGGGAAACACGGGGATGAAGGGATGATTGCGAACTACGTCAAAAATCAGGGTAACGAATATCTCAAGCTACACCGAGATGAGCAGCTTACTCTTTTTTGA